The genome window CATCGTCGGCTCCTGTACCAACGGCGCCTACGAGGACATCCTCCCCAGCGCGAAGATGCTGGAGGACCGCGAGGTCGCCAAGCAGACCGAGATGATCGTCGCGCCCGGCTCGAAGCAGGCCTCCGAGATGCTGGCCCGCGAGGGCTGGACCGCGGAGATGATGGCGGCCGGCGTCAACTTCTCCGAGGCGACCTGCGGCGCGTGCATCGGCATCGGTCACGTGCCCGCCTCCGACTCCGTCTCGCTGCGCACCTTCAACCGGAACTTCGAGGGTCGCTCCGGCATCGAGGACGACTCCGTCTTCCTCTGTTCGCCCGAGGTCGCCACCGCGGCGGCCATCACCGGCGAGATCGTCGACCCGCGCGACCTCGCGGACGAGCTCGGCGACCTCGAGGCGCCCGGCCTGGAGATGGGGACGAAGTACGGCCCCGGCATGGGCGAGGACGACTCGGACATCATCTCGCCCGACGAGGCGATCGACGACGGCCTCGTCAAGGGCCCGAACATCGGCGACGTGCCGCTGAAAGACGACATCGACGTGGACGGCGGTGAGGCCCTCCTCAAGATGGAGGACAACATCACCACCGACCACATCATCCCGGCGACGGCGGACATCCTCAAGTTCCGCTCGAACATCGAGAAGCTCTCCGAGTTCACGCTCTCGCGCGTCGACGACACGTTCGCCGAGCGCGCGCTCGCCGCCGACGGCGGCGTCCTCGTGGCCGGCGAGAACTACGGCCAGGGCTCCTCGCGCGAACACGCCGCGCTCTGTCCGATGTACCTCGGCATCGAGGCCGTCTTCGCCCAGAGCTTCGCCCGCATCCACAAGGCGAACCTCTTCAACTTCGGGATCGTCCCGCTGGCGATCGACGAGGAGACGTACGAGAAGATCGACCAGGGCGACGACCTCGAGATCGTCGACGACGTGCCCGCGGGCGTCCGCTCCGGGCAGGAGGAGTTCACCGTGAGCGTCAACGGCGAGTGGGAGTTCACCGCCGACCTCGACGCCTCCGAGCGCGAGCGCGACATCCTCGCGGCCGGCGGCAAGCTCTCGTGGGTCAAACAGCAGCACGCCGACGGCGGCTCCGGCGCGGCGCCGGCCGACGACTGAGCGCGCTGTCACGCGAGACTCGACGGTCCGGTTTCCCGATTTTTTCGACGCGTCCGTGCTCGTAGCGGCGGCCGTGCGCATCGGCGGCGCCTCGTTGATATCGACGTGAACGAGAGCGGGAGTGAGTATCGCAGATCGGTGGCGACGAGACAGTATTTAAATAGCCGTGAGCGACGGCGACAAGCGCTTATAAAAAGAGAATGCGGTGGCGCGCCTGCGAGCGGCCGCCATCGGCGGCCGCGAGCCAGCCCGCGAGGGAGTCAGTCGCCGGAGCGAAGCGGAGGCGACTGACGAGGTTGGGGAGGCGTGAGGTGCGGTCGCTGTGCGGTGCGGGTGGGACTCAAAGGGGCAGTCGCGAGGCGGCCGCAGGCGACGGAAGCACCGCAGCGAAGGAGCGCCAGCGACTGAGCGAGGAGCGCAGCGAGCGTGCGCCCGCCTCGCGACTGGGGCTTTGGCGGTCGTCATCCCAGCAGCGTCAGTCATTTATAAACAGCCGACAATGACACCGCGATTCTCCTTATAAACAACTACGCCATCACACTGAGCAACGTACTACACTCACTCCCGCTATCAATCGAGGGTCTTCCAGTCCGATCCACACACCTCAACGCCGAACAGCGCTACCGCTCCGCGCTTGGAGTCGAAACGGAAAACCGCGAAAACGCGACCGGTCGGTCCGAACGCTGAACCGGCGTTAGCGGGCCGCGGCGGCGACGCGTTCGCGCTCCTCCTTCTGCGAGATGGAGTAGGAGCCCTCGACGTCGTAGTCGGCGGCGGCGACGAGCTCGTTCGCGAGCGCCTCGGCGGCGGCGGTCGTCGACTTGTACGTCGCGCTGGCGACGGCGTCGGAGATGAAAAGCAGCGCTTGGTCGACGCGGCGCTGGGGCGCGACGTCGACCGCCTTCGGGACGGAGATGCCGCCGTACTTCAGGCGGACGGTCTCCTCGCGGGGCGCGGCGTTCTCGACGGCCGTCACGAGGACCTGAACCGGGTTCTCCTCGGTCCGATCGTGGACGATGTCGAAGGCGTCGCGGACGATCCGCGTCGCCTGCTGCTTCTTCCCCGTGTTCTCGTCGGTCTGCATCAGGCGGTTGATCAGCCGCTCGACTAAGGAGATCTCGCTTTTCTTGAACTGTTTCGACGCGTGGCGGCCCATGGTGTGCGCGATGGGCGTCACGGTCATGTAGCGCTTCGTCGAGGGGTCCTCGTAGGCGATCTCGGTGACGTCCCAGACGCCGAACAGCTTGGCGTTCTCGTTGGCGGCCTCGCTGGAGGCGGGCGCCTCCGGGTCCGGCTCGTCGGCGGCGACGTCCTCCTCGGACGGCGCCTCGGTCTCTTCGCCGCTCATCTGACCGGCTTCTCCGCGTTGCCGCGAACCAGTTCGATCATCGACACGCCGTTGACCTTCTCGACCTTGTAGTTGACGCCGGAGAGGTCGCCCATCGCGCGGCCCTTCGCACCGCCGATCCCGGCGATGGTGACCTCGTCGTGCTCGTCGATGAAGGAGATCGCGCCGTCACCGGGACAGAACGCGGTGACCTGCTTCCCGTTTTTGATGAGCTGAACCCGAACGCACTTTCGGATCGCCGAGTTCGGCTGCTTTGCCTCGATGCCGACCTTCTCGAGGACGATGCCGCGCGCCTGCGGGGCACCTTCCAGGGGGTCGGACTTCGTCTTGAGCCCGCGCTCGCGCCGAGCGTACTCGGAGTCGGACCAGCGGCGCTTCTGCCGGTCCTTTTTGAGCTTACGGGCCGCGTACTTGCCGTTCGCCATCGTACGCCTACTTCCGAACGGAGCTACTTAAGCGTCGTCTTTCTCCGCCGCGAAACGCCCTCAGATCCCCCGAGCGGTCCCTCTCGACGGATCTGAGGGTGTTTCACGAATCAGTTCGGCCGAAAACGACGGGCGTTCGCTCCCGCTGAGCCGGTAAGCCGGCGAGAGCGCCCGTCGTTTCGTCCGGAAACGACCCGGGCCGCGCTCCGATAGTCAGGAACCGGTCTCCTCGCGCGCCGTCTCGACCCACGCCGGCTCCGACACCGTCGCGCCGAGGTCGCGGTAGTCGATGTCGACGTCGACAGTCGCCTCCCCGCCGTCGTGTTCGCCCGCCCACGACTGTTCGAGCCGCGGCACGACGCCGGACTCGTACACGTGAACCGTCGCCGACGCCGTCTCGACGGTCTCGGGGATATTCCGGTCGCCCTCGAAGGCGTCGGCGACGAACTGCGCGGTCTCCTCGCCGCGCACCTCGCCCGCCCCGTCGCTCTCGGGGTTCCACAGGTTCAGCCCCTCGTACTCCGTCTCGCCGCTCGCGGTCTCGCTCTCGACGCGGATCCCGGTCACCATCTCCGAGCGCATCGCCGACTCGAGCTCGCCAGACGACCGGTCGACCGCTCGACGGGCGTACCGCGTCCCGTCGCCGGTCCGACGGCGGATGAAGGCCGTCCCGTCGGCGACGTACAGCTCCGAGACGTCCGGCTCGTCGGTCTCGGTCACCGCCTGTCGCACGTACTGGCGTCCGTTTTCGAGGTCGTACGCGGCCTCGTACTCCTGGGAGGGGAGCCACGGGCTCGGTTCCGCTTCGCCGGCGTGACTCGTCGCCGCCGTCGAGAACAGCGTAGCGCCCCCGGCGTCGACGAGCGCGTCGGCGTGTCGCTCCGCCAGCGTCTCGACGTCGAGCCCCTCGCCGTCGCGCCACGCGGCGTCGGGGAACGGGCGATCGGCGGTGTCGCCGCCGTCGCTTTCGTTGCCGCCGTCGCCGGAACAGCCGGCGAGTCCGACCGCGGTGACGGTTCCGAGACCGGCGAGGAGGCGTCTGCGGTTCATGGGTCGACAAGCGGGCCGGCGGGCAAAAGGGCGCGGGTTCGGCCTCAGGTCAGTTGGACGTCGTCGA of Halorubrum trapanicum contains these proteins:
- a CDS encoding aconitate hydratase: MGQTITEKILDDHLVEGELTPGEEIGIEIDQVLTQDTTGTMVWLQFEALDLDEVQTELAAQYCDHQTYQFDFKNTDDHRFLRSAAGTYGAYFSRPGNGICHQVHKENFAAPGKTLLGSDSHTPTPGGLGQLAIGAGGLDIAVAMGGGPYYVEMPEVVNVHLEGELPEWATAKDVALHLLGELTVKGGVGKIFEYTGPGAEKLTIPERTTITNLGTELGATSSIFATDEKTKDWLARQDREEEYVDLQPDDDAEYAETIEVDLNELEPLVAAPSMPDNVAPVSEYEGTDVEQVIVGSCTNGAYEDILPSAKMLEDREVAKQTEMIVAPGSKQASEMLAREGWTAEMMAAGVNFSEATCGACIGIGHVPASDSVSLRTFNRNFEGRSGIEDDSVFLCSPEVATAAAITGEIVDPRDLADELGDLEAPGLEMGTKYGPGMGEDDSDIISPDEAIDDGLVKGPNIGDVPLKDDIDVDGGEALLKMEDNITTDHIIPATADILKFRSNIEKLSEFTLSRVDDTFAERALAADGGVLVAGENYGQGSSREHAALCPMYLGIEAVFAQSFARIHKANLFNFGIVPLAIDEETYEKIDQGDDLEIVDDVPAGVRSGQEEFTVSVNGEWEFTADLDASERERDILAAGGKLSWVKQQHADGGSGAAPADD
- a CDS encoding 30S ribosomal protein S7, with amino-acid sequence MSGEETEAPSEEDVAADEPDPEAPASSEAANENAKLFGVWDVTEIAYEDPSTKRYMTVTPIAHTMGRHASKQFKKSEISLVERLINRLMQTDENTGKKQQATRIVRDAFDIVHDRTEENPVQVLVTAVENAAPREETVRLKYGGISVPKAVDVAPQRRVDQALLFISDAVASATYKSTTAAAEALANELVAAADYDVEGSYSISQKEERERVAAAAR
- a CDS encoding 30S ribosomal protein S12, giving the protein MANGKYAARKLKKDRQKRRWSDSEYARRERGLKTKSDPLEGAPQARGIVLEKVGIEAKQPNSAIRKCVRVQLIKNGKQVTAFCPGDGAISFIDEHDEVTIAGIGGAKGRAMGDLSGVNYKVEKVNGVSMIELVRGNAEKPVR